In a single window of the Delftia tsuruhatensis genome:
- the rapZ gene encoding RNase adapter RapZ, whose translation MSLEIVLITGMSGSGKSVALHALEDAGYYCVDNLPPELLSAFVELEHGRHSNKVAIAMDARSAGGLPHLPGQLERLQQQGVVPHLVFLDATTGTLVRRFSETRRRHPLSRGPVAEGRRALVQDIETERELLGELRNQSHVIDTSNLRSSQLQSYIKELIAAPVGQMTLVFQSFGFKHGLPSDSDYVFDVRMLPNPHYEPQLRPLTGMDAPVADFLRQQPGVDQMRRDIQQFLESWLDMMASNHRSYVTVAIGCTGGQHRSVFLVEELARHFAPRWPTLCRHRSLDSRPTPKPSELSADA comes from the coding sequence ATGTCGCTAGAGATCGTTCTGATCACCGGAATGTCCGGATCGGGCAAGTCCGTTGCCCTGCACGCGCTGGAGGATGCCGGCTACTACTGCGTGGACAACCTGCCGCCGGAACTGCTGTCGGCCTTTGTCGAACTGGAGCACGGCCGCCACAGCAACAAGGTGGCCATTGCCATGGATGCGCGCAGCGCAGGGGGCCTGCCCCACCTGCCCGGGCAGCTCGAGCGGCTGCAGCAACAGGGGGTGGTCCCCCACCTGGTCTTCCTGGACGCCACCACGGGCACCCTTGTGCGGCGCTTTTCCGAGACCCGGCGACGGCACCCTCTGTCACGGGGCCCTGTCGCCGAAGGCAGGCGCGCCCTGGTCCAGGACATAGAGACCGAGCGCGAACTGCTCGGCGAACTGCGCAACCAATCGCATGTCATCGACACCAGCAACCTGCGCTCGTCCCAGTTGCAAAGCTATATCAAGGAGCTGATCGCGGCGCCGGTCGGGCAGATGACCCTGGTGTTCCAGTCCTTCGGATTCAAGCACGGCCTGCCGTCGGACTCCGACTATGTCTTCGACGTGCGCATGCTGCCCAACCCGCACTACGAGCCCCAGCTGCGCCCGCTGACCGGCATGGATGCGCCCGTGGCCGATTTCCTGCGCCAGCAGCCCGGCGTGGACCAGATGCGACGCGATATCCAGCAGTTCCTGGAGTCCTGGCTGGACATGATGGCCAGCAACCACCGCAGCTATGTCACCGTGGCCATCGGTTGCACGGGAGGGCAGCACCGCTCGGTGTTCCTGGTCGAGGAGCTGGCACGGCACTTCGCCCCGCGCTGGCCCACGCTGTGCCGCCACCGCTCGCTGGACAGCCGCCCCACGCCCAAGCCTTCCGAGCTGTCCGCCGACGCCTAG
- the recN gene encoding DNA repair protein RecN: MALKRIVLRDFVIVQALDLDWQAGFTVLTGETGAGKSILIDALQLALGARADADVVREGCAQADICVEFDGCARLRPWMEAAGLASEDNGLLLRRTVDTQGRSRAWINGTPATATQLRALGEQLIDIHGQHAWQSLTRPDAARALLDAYAGIDSREVQAGWSLWSQARQALQHAQSAQDSLQRERERLQWQIAELDKLSPQADEWDELNAQHTRLSHAQTLIDTAQTTLQMLEDDESGVISPLGRASHMVQNQEHLEPEFQNIADVLASSMAQVQDARHSLQAYLRRADLDPERLAELDARLSLWMQLARRYRRTPDELPALLAGWRQELQQLDAAVDIESLHAAEQAAQQHYQACARILSQQRALAAPRLSRAITQAMQGLGMEGGLFEAALSTADAPGAFGVDSVAFLVAGHPGASPKPIAKVASGGELSRISLAIAVTTSELGEAGTLIFDEVDSGVGGAVAETVGRLMHALGRSRQVLSVTHLPQVAACADHHYLVAKQRARQGTLSTVQPLDSAAREAELARMLGGERLSETTLAHAREMLAMARQAPPPRPAPRRAGRQGTAGNAQRGKFKAGSAADGARNTTGG, encoded by the coding sequence ATGGCGCTCAAGCGCATCGTGCTGCGCGACTTCGTGATCGTGCAGGCATTGGACCTGGACTGGCAGGCAGGCTTCACGGTGCTGACCGGGGAGACAGGCGCCGGCAAGTCCATCCTGATCGATGCCCTGCAACTGGCCTTGGGCGCACGCGCCGACGCCGACGTGGTGCGCGAGGGCTGTGCCCAGGCCGACATCTGCGTGGAGTTCGATGGCTGCGCGCGCCTGCGCCCGTGGATGGAGGCCGCGGGCCTGGCCAGCGAGGACAACGGCCTGCTGCTGCGGCGCACGGTGGACACCCAGGGCAGGAGCCGCGCATGGATCAACGGCACACCGGCCACGGCCACGCAACTGCGCGCCCTGGGCGAGCAACTGATCGACATCCACGGCCAGCATGCCTGGCAAAGCCTCACGCGGCCCGATGCGGCACGTGCCTTGCTGGACGCCTACGCAGGCATAGACAGCCGCGAGGTTCAGGCCGGCTGGAGCCTCTGGAGCCAGGCCCGGCAGGCGCTGCAGCATGCGCAATCCGCCCAGGACAGCCTGCAGCGCGAGCGCGAACGGCTCCAGTGGCAGATCGCCGAACTCGACAAGCTGTCGCCGCAGGCCGACGAGTGGGATGAACTCAACGCCCAGCACACGCGCCTGTCCCATGCCCAGACGCTGATCGACACCGCCCAGACCACGCTGCAGATGCTGGAGGACGACGAGTCCGGCGTCATCAGTCCGCTGGGGCGCGCCAGCCACATGGTCCAGAACCAGGAGCACCTGGAGCCCGAGTTCCAGAACATCGCCGACGTACTGGCCTCCAGCATGGCCCAGGTCCAGGATGCTCGCCATTCGCTGCAGGCCTATCTGCGACGCGCCGACCTGGACCCCGAGCGCCTGGCCGAGCTCGATGCCCGCCTCTCGCTGTGGATGCAGCTGGCACGCCGCTACCGGCGTACGCCCGACGAACTGCCCGCGCTGCTGGCTGGCTGGCGTCAGGAGCTGCAGCAGCTGGACGCCGCCGTGGACATAGAGTCCCTGCATGCCGCCGAGCAGGCGGCGCAGCAGCACTACCAGGCCTGTGCCCGGATACTGTCCCAGCAGCGTGCGCTGGCTGCGCCCAGGCTGTCGCGCGCCATCACCCAGGCCATGCAGGGCCTGGGCATGGAAGGCGGCCTGTTCGAGGCCGCACTGTCCACCGCCGATGCGCCCGGCGCCTTCGGCGTGGACAGCGTGGCCTTCCTGGTCGCCGGCCATCCGGGCGCCAGCCCCAAGCCCATCGCCAAGGTGGCTTCTGGCGGCGAGCTGTCGCGCATTTCCCTGGCGATCGCCGTGACCACCAGCGAGCTGGGCGAGGCAGGCACGCTGATCTTCGACGAGGTCGACTCGGGCGTGGGCGGTGCCGTTGCCGAAACCGTGGGCCGCCTCATGCACGCGCTGGGCCGTTCGCGCCAGGTGCTGTCCGTCACCCACCTGCCCCAGGTCGCAGCCTGCGCCGATCACCACTACCTGGTAGCCAAGCAGCGCGCCAGGCAGGGCACGCTCAGCACCGTCCAGCCGCTGGACAGCGCCGCGCGCGAGGCGGAGCTGGCGCGCATGCTGGGCGGCGAGCGGCTGTCGGAGACCACGCTGGCCCATGCCCGCGAGATGCTGGCCATGGCGCGCCAGGCTCCGCCACCCCGCCCTGCCCCGCGCCGTGCCGGGCGGCAGGGGACTGCGGGCAATGCGCAACGCGGCAAATTCAAGGCGGGCAGCGCGGCCGACGGTGCACGCAACACCACGGGAGGCTGA
- a CDS encoding NAD kinase, with protein sequence MTSTFRHVALIGKYHAPSASAPSENASHALERIAGFLRRQGCEVVLDTQSALHAGLTDYPTLDVDGLGRHCDLGLVVGGDGTMLGVSRHLAQYGTPLIGVNQGRLGFVTDIALEDFEGTLTPMLQGEYEEDLRPLMCARVMRDDQCVFQALAMNDVVVNRGGTSGMVELRIEVGGRFVSNQRADGLIVATPTGSTAYALSAGGPMMHPSIPAWVMAPIAPHNLSNRPIVLSDANEVTIEVVGGRDVSANFDMQSLASLQHGDRILVSRAHHSVRFLHPRGWNYFATLRKKLGWNEGGA encoded by the coding sequence ATGACGTCCACGTTTCGCCACGTTGCCTTGATCGGGAAGTACCACGCGCCCAGTGCAAGCGCCCCGTCCGAGAATGCCAGCCATGCGCTAGAGCGCATCGCCGGCTTTCTCAGGCGCCAGGGCTGCGAAGTCGTGCTCGATACCCAGTCGGCCCTGCATGCCGGCCTGACAGACTACCCCACGCTCGACGTGGACGGCCTGGGGCGGCATTGCGACCTGGGCCTGGTCGTCGGCGGCGACGGCACCATGCTGGGCGTGAGCCGGCACCTGGCGCAATACGGGACGCCCCTGATCGGGGTGAACCAGGGGCGGCTGGGCTTCGTCACCGACATCGCGCTCGAGGATTTCGAAGGCACGCTCACTCCCATGCTCCAGGGCGAGTACGAAGAGGACCTGCGCCCGCTGATGTGTGCCCGCGTCATGCGCGACGACCAGTGCGTGTTCCAGGCCCTGGCCATGAACGACGTGGTGGTCAACCGCGGCGGCACCTCGGGCATGGTGGAGCTGCGCATCGAGGTCGGCGGCCGCTTCGTCTCCAACCAGCGCGCCGACGGCCTGATCGTGGCCACGCCCACGGGCTCCACGGCCTATGCGCTGTCTGCAGGCGGCCCCATGATGCACCCATCCATTCCCGCCTGGGTGATGGCGCCGATCGCTCCGCACAACCTGTCCAACCGCCCCATCGTGCTGTCGGATGCCAACGAGGTCACGATCGAGGTCGTCGGCGGGCGCGACGTGAGCGCCAATTTCGACATGCAGTCCCTGGCCTCGCTGCAACACGGCGACCGCATTCTCGTGAGCCGGGCCCATCACAGCGTGCGTTTCCTGCACCCCAGGGGCTGGAACTATTTCGCCACGCTGCGCAAGAAGCTGGGCTGGAACGAGGGGGGCGCCTGA
- a CDS encoding major capsid protein — translation MKFQRTLIVRAIAIPAIVAGAVSTAHAELPAEVTTALSSLSTDALKVAGIVLAAIVAVYAFKFIRKGL, via the coding sequence ATGAAATTCCAACGTACTCTGATCGTGCGCGCTATCGCGATTCCCGCGATTGTCGCTGGTGCCGTCAGCACGGCGCATGCCGAGCTGCCCGCCGAAGTCACAACCGCCCTCAGCAGTCTTTCGACTGATGCGCTGAAGGTCGCGGGCATCGTCCTGGCGGCAATCGTTGCCGTCTACGCATTCAAGTTCATTCGCAAGGGTCTGTGA
- a CDS encoding virulence factor TspB C-terminal domain-related protein gives MRTAAAIAAWLGVGKLIWDEAEGIWRETSDPVRGDGKLWWTSWNPALQPSPEAACLSSTGPGADWSYQFIGIINGPFGPRDCNYRAQMKSNPNIWNYVTAGLYSKDVETPEECPAGWTKTPAGCVSPAVDQPRFEEILAKPGNILPERVPLDLPYPLPINLPEIAPLFIPTGNPVPNPNYNPSAPPGVDNQPWNQPGVRVTPAPVPGSPWQVDIQPINRPVDNPNPDPNPKPDPNPGDGDKPTEKDPGLCEMYPDIVACQKLGGIDAKELPKKTVPMQITKQNVGPENGSCPAPRQFDVMGVSMAFRWDLLCDFATGIRPILVGFAWLSAALAFVGLSRRGD, from the coding sequence TTGCGTACTGCTGCCGCTATTGCGGCGTGGCTCGGTGTCGGGAAGTTGATCTGGGATGAGGCGGAAGGGATTTGGCGTGAAACTTCGGACCCCGTGCGCGGTGACGGGAAGTTGTGGTGGACAAGCTGGAATCCAGCGTTACAGCCAAGCCCTGAGGCTGCATGTTTGTCCTCTACTGGTCCCGGTGCTGACTGGAGCTATCAGTTTATCGGGATTATTAATGGTCCCTTTGGTCCTAGAGATTGTAATTATCGGGCCCAAATGAAAAGCAATCCAAATATTTGGAACTATGTAACTGCTGGGCTCTACTCTAAGGATGTTGAGACGCCAGAAGAGTGCCCTGCTGGCTGGACTAAAACACCCGCCGGCTGTGTTAGCCCGGCAGTTGATCAGCCTAGATTTGAGGAGATATTGGCAAAGCCTGGGAATATTTTGCCTGAGCGCGTGCCGCTTGATTTGCCGTACCCGTTGCCGATAAATCTGCCGGAAATAGCTCCCTTGTTTATCCCAACGGGTAATCCGGTTCCTAATCCTAATTACAATCCTTCTGCCCCTCCGGGTGTAGATAACCAGCCTTGGAATCAGCCGGGCGTTCGTGTTACTCCTGCCCCCGTGCCTGGTAGTCCTTGGCAAGTTGATATACAGCCTATTAATAGGCCTGTAGATAATCCGAACCCGGACCCTAACCCAAAGCCTGACCCCAATCCTGGGGATGGTGATAAGCCTACGGAAAAGGATCCGGGTCTTTGTGAGATGTATCCTGACATTGTTGCTTGCCAGAAGCTCGGCGGCATCGACGCTAAAGAGTTGCCGAAAAAGACTGTTCCTATGCAGATAACAAAGCAGAATGTCGGCCCTGAAAATGGTTCATGCCCGGCCCCTCGACAGTTCGATGTGATGGGTGTTTCCATGGCATTTCGGTGGGATTTGCTCTGTGATTTTGCTACAGGAATACGGCCGATTCTCGTTGGGTTCGCGTGGCTATCCGCTGCATTGGCATTTGTCGGTCTCAGTAGGAGGGGCGACTAA
- a CDS encoding DUF2523 domain-containing protein translates to MEGIAEWLAKISWPLVSRVLVSLGFGYTTYEGADSAITNAIGSIQGAFAGLGAEVLQLLAMAGFFDAMSITSGGIVSGLAWMVMKRFALQTTGQGS, encoded by the coding sequence ATGGAGGGCATCGCTGAATGGCTGGCCAAAATTTCTTGGCCCCTGGTGTCTCGTGTGCTTGTGTCTCTTGGTTTTGGATACACGACATATGAGGGAGCGGATTCTGCTATCACTAATGCTATCGGTTCTATTCAAGGTGCTTTCGCGGGGCTCGGTGCTGAGGTCTTGCAGCTCCTTGCAATGGCGGGTTTTTTTGATGCTATGTCTATCACTAGTGGCGGGATTGTTTCCGGTCTCGCCTGGATGGTCATGAAACGGTTTGCTCTGCAAACAACTGGGCAGGGTTCATAA
- a CDS encoding zonular occludens toxin family protein, which translates to MLTLITGNPGTGKSAALVSMLDELGKDRQLYVNGIPELLIPHIELAEPEKWHETVPDGSVIIIDEVQRVWRPGGPGQKIPEMIASLETHRHRGLDFYIITQGPNLIHANVRALIGRHVHLRDLGILGRWWYEWPECADNCRTGWKNAPIKKRYKLPKSVFGKYKSASIHVKPVRSFPWMLVVMIAALLTVFVMSWFAYRAINARLHPGAPEPVSAVPNASSSLQRQGNQVTATSTPVVVPDERVAFIPRLSDRPWTAPAYDEIRRVVTMPLITGAMCINDHCVCFNGSRRLLDVGHIACDEWRRLRPFDPYVYEPVLVDAGNADAGARAPGVSSDAS; encoded by the coding sequence ATGCTCACACTCATCACTGGCAACCCTGGGACTGGTAAGAGTGCTGCTCTGGTTTCAATGCTTGATGAGCTTGGCAAAGATCGTCAGCTGTATGTGAATGGCATTCCTGAGTTGCTCATTCCGCATATCGAATTGGCGGAGCCTGAGAAATGGCATGAGACGGTGCCTGATGGCTCTGTCATCATCATTGATGAGGTCCAACGGGTATGGCGTCCTGGTGGTCCTGGTCAGAAGATTCCCGAGATGATTGCGTCGTTGGAAACGCATCGTCATAGGGGTCTCGATTTCTACATAATTACTCAGGGTCCGAATCTCATTCATGCTAATGTGCGTGCGCTTATCGGTCGGCACGTCCATTTGCGCGATCTGGGCATCCTCGGTCGCTGGTGGTATGAGTGGCCTGAGTGCGCAGATAACTGCCGTACAGGCTGGAAAAATGCGCCCATTAAGAAGAGATATAAGCTTCCAAAAAGCGTATTCGGTAAATACAAAAGCGCAAGTATCCATGTCAAGCCAGTGCGTTCCTTTCCGTGGATGCTTGTTGTGATGATTGCTGCGCTTTTGACTGTATTTGTGATGTCTTGGTTTGCTTATAGGGCTATCAATGCTCGTTTGCATCCTGGCGCGCCTGAGCCTGTTTCGGCCGTCCCCAATGCATCATCGTCGCTTCAGCGGCAAGGTAATCAAGTTACTGCTACGTCAACGCCTGTCGTTGTGCCTGACGAGCGCGTTGCATTCATTCCTAGGCTTTCGGATCGCCCTTGGACTGCTCCTGCATACGATGAAATCAGGCGAGTTGTTACGATGCCTCTGATTACTGGTGCAATGTGCATCAATGACCATTGCGTGTGTTTTAACGGGTCGCGTCGGTTGCTCGATGTGGGGCATATTGCGTGTGATGAATGGCGCAGGTTGCGTCCATTTGATCCTTACGTCTATGAACCTGTGCTTGTCGATGCTGGCAATGCTGACGCAGGGGCCCGAGCGCCTGGGGTGTCTTCTGATGCCAGTTAG
- a CDS encoding rolling circle replication-associated protein: MIRIICDANPTRRYTPEELLHMHRCGEALTVFDGSTGEGMRVKAHDLGNGHMEISGTAPTVWVEREWNHIALETYLERVIERREEEADEMRERSLTIAANRAKVKVRKLCKAMGSDTLLTLTYRANETDLERSKKDLKEFVRRMRRYMPAFKAVAVYEYQARGAIHWHIATANVPRVFERRNDQGQTYQVKSFDAIRSVWRGVTKERGGNIDLARRKRNSTRSPARIASYIAKYIVKAFREGQAFTNRYSAFGDFDMGKPVDLGWFPRVLDAVSASFDCVLDSQSVVYSELSRWKDWFVLHVERKTTSVRGCA, translated from the coding sequence ATGATTCGAATTATCTGTGATGCGAACCCTACGCGTCGATACACCCCCGAAGAACTGCTGCACATGCACCGTTGCGGCGAGGCTCTCACGGTCTTTGATGGCAGCACAGGCGAGGGCATGCGGGTCAAGGCCCATGACCTGGGCAATGGTCACATGGAGATTTCGGGCACGGCGCCCACGGTCTGGGTCGAACGTGAGTGGAATCACATCGCCCTGGAAACCTACCTGGAGCGCGTTATCGAGCGGCGCGAGGAGGAGGCCGACGAGATGCGGGAACGGTCGCTGACAATCGCGGCAAACCGGGCAAAAGTGAAGGTGCGCAAGCTCTGCAAGGCAATGGGCTCAGACACCCTGCTGACCCTCACGTATCGGGCAAACGAAACTGACCTGGAGCGATCCAAAAAGGATCTGAAAGAGTTCGTCCGGCGCATGCGCAGGTACATGCCCGCGTTCAAGGCTGTGGCCGTGTATGAGTACCAAGCTCGGGGGGCAATCCACTGGCACATTGCGACTGCGAACGTGCCCCGTGTGTTCGAGCGCAGGAATGACCAGGGCCAGACCTATCAGGTCAAGAGCTTTGACGCTATCCGCAGTGTCTGGCGTGGCGTCACGAAAGAGCGTGGCGGCAACATCGATCTTGCCCGGCGCAAGCGCAACAGCACACGCAGTCCTGCGCGCATTGCCTCGTATATCGCCAAGTACATTGTCAAGGCATTCCGCGAGGGGCAGGCCTTCACGAATCGCTACAGCGCATTCGGGGACTTTGACATGGGCAAGCCGGTAGATCTGGGGTGGTTCCCTCGGGTGCTGGATGCTGTCAGTGCGTCATTCGACTGTGTGCTTGACAGTCAGTCAGTTGTCTACTCGGAGCTGTCGCGCTGGAAAGACTGGTTTGTCTTGCATGTAGAGCGCAAGACAACGTCTGTCAGGGGGTGCGCCTAA
- a CDS encoding recombinase family protein, with the protein MLIGYARVSTLDQDTTMQRDALERAGVHRLFADSSSGVGPRPQLHAALDCLQQGDVLVVWKLDRIARSLHDLLATERRLKAVGAGIRSLTEPLDTSSPFGEFTFQVLGAVAQLERSMIRERVMAGQAAARARGKTWGRKRSIDDGDVEVIVRLWRSGAYQQAELAEMWGVSVACLRDAIHRFEGRGRWLHRLSAATPT; encoded by the coding sequence ATGCTGATCGGATATGCGCGTGTCTCCACGCTTGATCAGGACACGACGATGCAGCGTGATGCCCTTGAGCGGGCTGGTGTCCATAGGCTGTTTGCTGATTCCAGTTCGGGGGTTGGTCCCCGTCCCCAGTTGCACGCGGCGCTCGATTGCTTGCAGCAGGGCGACGTCTTGGTCGTTTGGAAACTGGATCGCATCGCTCGAAGCCTGCATGACTTGCTGGCCACCGAACGGCGTCTGAAAGCTGTGGGTGCTGGTATCCGTAGTCTTACGGAGCCGCTTGATACGTCCAGCCCGTTCGGCGAGTTCACCTTTCAGGTGTTAGGTGCCGTCGCGCAGCTGGAGAGGTCAATGATCAGAGAGAGGGTCATGGCTGGGCAAGCTGCGGCTAGGGCACGCGGCAAGACTTGGGGTCGAAAACGCTCTATCGATGATGGAGATGTTGAGGTTATCGTGCGGCTGTGGCGGTCTGGTGCTTATCAGCAGGCCGAACTGGCCGAGATGTGGGGCGTGTCCGTGGCTTGCCTGCGAGATGCTATCCATCGTTTTGAGGGTCGTGGCAGGTGGCTCCATCGTCTATCTGCTGCTACCCCTACGTGA
- the hrcA gene encoding heat-inducible transcriptional repressor HrcA, producing the protein MLDERAKLLLKALIERYIADGQPVGSRTLSRASGLELSPATIRNVMADLEDLGLIISPHTSAGRIPTARGYRLFVDTMLTADRADIVTPELAPEQPQKVIANAANLLSSLSQFVGVVLVPRRTSVFKHIEFVRLSERRFLVIIVSPEGDVQNRVIFTDVDYSASQLVEASNFLNSHYAGLAMEEVRERLKGEVEQLRGEVATLMQAAVNIGTEAMSSAQEDVVIAGERNLLSVSDFSSDMGNLRRAFDLFEQKTQILRLLDFSSQAEGVRIYIGGESQVVPFEELSVVSAPYELDGKVVGTLGVIGPTRMHYDRMIQIVDITSKLVSNALSHKR; encoded by the coding sequence ATGCTCGACGAACGTGCCAAGTTGTTGCTCAAAGCGCTGATCGAGCGTTACATCGCTGACGGCCAGCCTGTGGGCTCGCGGACCCTGTCGCGCGCGTCGGGGCTTGAATTGTCGCCTGCCACGATACGCAATGTGATGGCCGACCTCGAAGACCTGGGGTTGATCATCAGCCCGCACACCTCGGCAGGCCGCATTCCGACCGCCCGGGGCTACCGGTTGTTCGTGGACACCATGCTCACCGCGGACCGTGCAGACATCGTGACGCCCGAACTCGCACCCGAGCAGCCGCAGAAAGTCATCGCCAACGCGGCCAACCTGCTGTCCAGCCTCTCCCAGTTCGTGGGCGTGGTGCTGGTGCCGCGCCGCACCTCCGTGTTCAAGCACATCGAGTTCGTGCGCCTGTCCGAGAGGCGCTTCCTTGTCATCATCGTATCGCCCGAGGGCGATGTGCAGAACCGCGTCATCTTCACCGACGTGGATTACTCGGCATCGCAACTGGTCGAAGCCTCCAACTTCCTGAACAGCCACTATGCGGGCCTTGCCATGGAGGAGGTGCGCGAGCGCCTCAAGGGCGAAGTCGAGCAGCTGCGCGGCGAGGTGGCCACGCTGATGCAGGCAGCCGTCAACATCGGCACGGAAGCCATGTCCAGCGCCCAGGAGGACGTGGTCATCGCAGGCGAGCGCAACCTGCTGTCGGTCAGCGATTTCTCCAGCGACATGGGCAACCTGCGGCGTGCCTTCGACCTGTTCGAGCAAAAGACCCAGATCCTGCGGCTGCTGGATTTCTCCAGCCAGGCCGAGGGGGTGCGCATCTACATCGGGGGGGAAAGCCAGGTCGTTCCCTTCGAGGAGCTGTCCGTGGTCAGTGCACCCTATGAGCTCGATGGCAAGGTGGTGGGCACGCTGGGCGTGATCGGGCCGACCCGCATGCACTATGACCGCATGATCCAGATCGTGGACATCACCTCCAAGCTGGTCAGCAATGCGCTGAGCCACAAGCGTTGA